In Colwellia sp. M166, a genomic segment contains:
- a CDS encoding A24 family peptidase has protein sequence MTDFITLMSSSPTFFFSIVFIFSLLVGSFLNVVIYRLPKMLEQGWKRECREFLADELAKPTQPTNEALITLSTPSSTCPNCQHKIRFYENIPLLSWLFLRAKCSQCQSRISLRYPLVELSTALLSMLIAAHYGTTLTTLFLLILTWGLVCLTLIDYDHMLLPDQITLPLLWLGLLVNINGAIVPLNDAVIGAVAGYMSLFSIFWLFKLVTGKDGMGHGDFKLVALFGAWIGWQLLPLLILMASAVGAVIGISLMVFKNHQREQAIPFGPYLAIAGFITLLWGNNIWSWYLSSLV, from the coding sequence TTGACAGATTTCATTACCCTAATGAGCAGTTCTCCTACATTTTTCTTTTCGATTGTTTTTATTTTTTCTTTACTGGTAGGCAGCTTTTTAAATGTGGTTATTTATCGCTTACCTAAAATGCTCGAACAAGGATGGAAACGTGAATGTCGAGAGTTTTTAGCGGATGAACTTGCTAAGCCAACACAACCGACAAATGAAGCATTGATCACCCTATCAACACCAAGTTCTACCTGCCCAAACTGTCAGCACAAAATTCGCTTCTACGAAAATATTCCACTACTTAGTTGGTTATTTTTACGAGCTAAATGCAGCCAATGCCAGTCAAGAATATCTTTACGTTATCCGTTAGTAGAGTTGAGCACTGCTTTATTAAGTATGCTCATCGCAGCCCATTATGGTACTACTTTAACCACGTTATTTTTGTTGATATTAACTTGGGGCTTGGTTTGTTTAACCTTAATAGACTACGACCACATGCTATTGCCAGATCAAATCACTTTACCACTATTATGGTTAGGACTTTTAGTTAATATTAATGGCGCAATTGTGCCATTAAATGATGCTGTTATTGGTGCGGTTGCCGGCTATATGAGCCTATTTAGCATTTTTTGGCTATTCAAGTTAGTTACTGGCAAAGACGGTATGGGTCATGGTGACTTTAAATTAGTGGCATTATTTGGTGCTTGGATAGGTTGGCAGTTACTGCCATTACTCATTTTAATGGCCTCAGCTGTCGGCGCAGTGATAGGTATTAGTTTAATGGTCTTTAAAAACCACCAGCGAGAACAAGCTATTCCATTTGGTCCTTACTTAGCAATCGCGGGTTTTATCACCTTACTATGGGGTAATAATATTTGGTCTTGGTATTTAAGTTCATTAGTTTAA
- a CDS encoding type II secretion system F family protein — translation MAAISSSRDKKKVKALDIYKWQGLNRKGKKVGGELNANNILELKAQLRKQGITPGRISKKAKPLFGIGGDKKILPVDIAVLTRQIATMLGAGVPLVQTIEMIASGHNNGNMQKLLGNIGNKLQSGVPLSDCLREHPLYFDDLYCDLVNSGEQSGALETIYDRVATYKEKAEALKAKIKKAMTYPISVLVIAFIVTAVLLIFVVPVFKDIFDSFGAELPGFTLLVLAISEFMQAYWYFGLAGIFAAIYLFKKTHRASQSFRDSVDKKILKIPVIGDVLKKAAVARYARTLSTTFAAGVPLPDALESAAGASGNAVFREAILDIRAEVTSGMQMNLAMRNCAIFPDMVIQMVAIGEESGAVDDMLAKVATVYEQEVDNAVDNLTTLLEPMIMAVLGVVIGGLIIAMYLPIFQIGMVV, via the coding sequence ATGGCTGCTATTTCTTCATCAAGAGACAAGAAAAAAGTAAAAGCACTTGATATCTATAAGTGGCAAGGATTAAACCGCAAAGGTAAAAAAGTTGGCGGTGAGCTCAATGCTAATAACATATTAGAGCTAAAAGCACAGTTACGTAAGCAAGGCATAACACCAGGCAGGATCAGTAAGAAAGCTAAACCTTTATTTGGTATCGGCGGCGATAAAAAAATATTGCCCGTTGATATTGCTGTACTTACCCGTCAAATTGCCACCATGCTAGGCGCCGGTGTCCCTTTAGTTCAAACCATTGAAATGATAGCTAGTGGCCATAACAATGGCAATATGCAAAAGCTATTAGGTAATATTGGCAACAAACTACAATCCGGAGTGCCATTATCAGATTGCTTGCGCGAGCACCCACTTTATTTTGATGACTTATATTGTGACTTAGTCAATTCTGGTGAGCAATCTGGCGCCCTTGAAACCATCTATGATCGTGTTGCTACCTATAAAGAAAAAGCTGAGGCGTTAAAAGCTAAAATAAAAAAGGCTATGACCTACCCGATATCTGTTTTAGTGATCGCCTTTATTGTTACTGCCGTACTTTTAATATTTGTCGTACCAGTATTTAAAGACATATTTGATAGTTTTGGCGCAGAACTACCCGGCTTTACCTTATTAGTTCTGGCCATATCTGAATTTATGCAAGCCTACTGGTATTTTGGTCTTGCCGGCATATTTGCAGCAATATACTTATTTAAAAAAACCCACCGTGCTAGCCAAAGTTTTCGTGATAGCGTCGATAAAAAAATATTAAAAATTCCGGTTATAGGTGATGTTTTAAAAAAAGCAGCTGTCGCGCGCTATGCCAGAACCTTATCCACGACTTTTGCCGCTGGCGTACCGTTACCTGATGCATTAGAATCAGCAGCGGGGGCTTCAGGCAATGCGGTATTTCGTGAGGCTATTTTAGATATTCGTGCTGAAGTCACCTCTGGCATGCAAATGAATTTAGCGATGCGAAATTGCGCTATTTTTCCTGATATGGTGATCCAAATGGTCGCCATTGGTGAAGAGTCTGGCGCTGTCGATGATATGTTGGCAAAAGTGGCTACCGTTTATGAGCAAGAAGTCGATAATGCCGTTGATAACTTAACCACCTTACTCGAGCCGATGATAATGGCCGTACTTGGCGTGGTCATCGGTGGCTTAATCATTGCTATGTATCTACCCATATTTCAAATTGGTATGGTTGTTTAA